In Gordonia phthalatica, one genomic interval encodes:
- a CDS encoding sugar transferase, with protein MAEAAARRRSWIDWYARGVRIGDVTVLVAVIVVMMTVHLGPAALVEGWNVDFWYSPKVGVALGVVWVICLHSAQSYDRRELGVGHDEYTAVLKASVSAFGVVAAATLVFGANPPRLLIGEVLVAGTAALVLGRWLWRQYVVRVRDSGRWLHRVLLVSDAASARGIVARSFRTPEAGYEIVAVCVPTAAASASTLDVGGRSVPIVEDLSRIGAHIDRFDVDVVGVMNTSDLGIKSVRELSWMVEDRNVDLLVAPSAIDVGVPRVVVRPLAGMSVLQVDSPQYRGANRVLKATFDRLGALVLILVCSPVMLVSAIAIKCSSRGPVFYRAERVGAANRGFTMWKFRTMIDGADAMRPSLQSVNDGNEVLFKMHDDPRVTKVGRFLRRYSLDELPQLFNVVGGSMSLVGPRPPLREEVDRYDAVVTRRLLVRPGMTGLWQVSGRSDLDWQRSVQLDLSYVENWSLAMDGVILLRTLRAVIAPTGAY; from the coding sequence GTGGCCGAAGCCGCCGCCCGGCGTCGAAGCTGGATCGACTGGTATGCGCGAGGCGTTCGAATCGGTGATGTCACCGTCCTGGTCGCAGTGATCGTCGTCATGATGACTGTGCATCTCGGGCCGGCGGCTCTGGTCGAAGGGTGGAACGTCGATTTCTGGTATTCGCCGAAAGTCGGCGTTGCACTCGGCGTGGTCTGGGTGATCTGCCTCCATTCCGCCCAGAGTTACGATCGGCGCGAGCTCGGCGTCGGGCACGATGAGTACACGGCCGTGTTGAAGGCATCGGTATCGGCATTCGGTGTCGTCGCGGCGGCGACGCTGGTGTTCGGTGCGAATCCGCCCAGGCTGTTGATCGGCGAAGTGCTGGTGGCCGGAACGGCGGCTCTGGTCCTTGGGCGCTGGCTGTGGCGTCAGTACGTCGTGAGGGTCCGCGACTCGGGTCGATGGCTGCACCGGGTGCTCCTCGTCAGTGACGCCGCATCGGCACGCGGGATTGTGGCCAGGTCGTTCCGCACGCCGGAGGCGGGATACGAGATCGTCGCGGTGTGCGTGCCGACCGCTGCCGCATCCGCGTCCACGCTCGACGTGGGCGGGCGCTCGGTGCCGATCGTCGAGGACCTTTCGAGAATCGGCGCGCACATCGACAGGTTCGATGTCGACGTCGTCGGTGTCATGAACACCTCGGACCTCGGGATCAAAAGCGTCCGCGAACTGTCATGGATGGTCGAGGACCGCAACGTCGACCTTCTGGTCGCACCGTCGGCGATCGATGTCGGAGTACCGCGGGTGGTCGTGAGGCCGCTGGCCGGGATGTCGGTGCTGCAAGTCGATTCGCCGCAGTATCGAGGGGCGAATCGCGTGCTCAAAGCAACGTTCGACCGCCTCGGTGCACTGGTTCTGATCCTCGTGTGCAGCCCGGTGATGCTGGTTTCGGCCATCGCCATCAAATGCTCTTCGCGCGGGCCGGTGTTCTATCGTGCGGAGCGCGTCGGAGCCGCGAACCGCGGTTTCACGATGTGGAAGTTCCGCACGATGATCGACGGTGCCGATGCGATGAGACCGAGCCTGCAGAGCGTGAACGACGGCAACGAGGTCTTGTTCAAGATGCACGACGATCCTCGCGTGACGAAGGTCGGTCGTTTTCTACGGCGATACAGCCTCGACGAACTGCCACAACTGTTCAATGTGGTCGGCGGATCGATGAGCCTCGTCGGACCGCGCCCCCCGTTGCGGGAAGAAGTGGACCGGTACGACGCGGTCGTCACTCGGCGGCTGTTGGTCAGGCCCGGGATGACGGGTCTGTGGCAGGTCTCGGGTCGCAGCGATCTCGACTGGCAGCGTTCGGTTCAACTCGATCTGTCGTATGTCGAGAACTGGTCGTTGGCAATGGACGGGGTCATCCTCCTGCGCACCTTGCGCGCGGTGATCGCGCCGACCGGGGCGTATTGA
- a CDS encoding YdcF family protein, producing MSVGPVGYVLFSRGHSDAVGSADVVVVLGGEHDGREYYGLELARTLGAKGVLLSDPYGAGDPVMDTVCRADVPGIDVECFVPDPSTTQGEAAHVSRVIRGRGWRRVVVVTWDYHVDRARYVFRRCVNGDVSVVAVPGGHPGYTLVDWYLVSARQLFGMAKAAVTGC from the coding sequence GTGTCTGTGGGGCCGGTGGGCTACGTCCTCTTCTCGCGAGGCCACTCCGACGCAGTCGGCAGTGCTGATGTGGTCGTGGTTCTCGGCGGCGAGCACGACGGCCGCGAATACTACGGACTCGAACTTGCGCGGACGCTGGGTGCCAAGGGCGTTCTCCTGTCTGATCCCTATGGTGCAGGAGATCCGGTGATGGACACCGTCTGTCGCGCGGACGTTCCGGGAATCGATGTGGAGTGCTTCGTCCCGGACCCTTCGACGACGCAAGGGGAGGCTGCGCACGTCTCCCGCGTGATCCGTGGACGGGGATGGCGTCGAGTCGTCGTCGTGACGTGGGACTACCACGTGGATCGTGCGCGTTACGTCTTCCGGCGGTGTGTGAACGGTGATGTCAGCGTGGTCGCCGTCCCCGGTGGACATCCCGGGTACACGCTGGTCGACTGGTACCTCGTCAGCGCTCGCCAGTTGTTCGGGATGGCAAAGGCGGCGGTCACCGGATGCTGA